In Lusitaniella coriacea LEGE 07157, the genomic stretch ATTCGAGGGTTTCATGACCCAATTGTTGGGAAACGAGGCGAATTTGGCGATTTCTTCCTTCATACAGAACGACTTTGAGTAGCGCGCGATCACGCCGCGAAGTTAAAATTTCCACATCCGCCGGTAGTGTTTTTCGTCCCAACAAAAAAATTCCCTCTCGCCACAGTTGGAGAACCGACTCAGACGGATGACCCTTAACCCAAACGTGGTAAGTCTTTGGCAAGTGATGGCGGGGATGGGTTAGCCTTTGCGTCCAAGCGCCATCATTGCTCAATAACAACGCTCCTGTAGAGTCTGCATCTAAGCGTCCAACGGGGTGAATTCCGTGACCCCGGCGCAAGCGAGCGGGTAATAAGTCAATCGCGGTTTTCCGTCCTTTGGGATCGTGGCAGGTTGAGATGACACCGAGGGGTTTATTTAATAAAAGATAGACGAATTCCGGGCGATTTCTCTGTTTAATAAGCTTCCCATCAACTTCGAGTCGATCTCGCTTGGGATCGGCTTTTTGTCCCAAATCGACGCGCTGACCGTTCAGCCGCACGCGACCCGCTAAGATCATTTTCTCGGCTTGTCGTCGTGAGGCAATTCCCCACTGGGAGATGATTTTTTGTACCCTTTCTTTCATGGGTTCGCGCTCGGTTTCGCTTCGATGGGTTGACGGGGTTTCCTCAAAAATTGAAGATTGACTTCGATAAACTATGTACAAATATTACAAGAATATAGGACTCTCTTGTCACTCGTTTGTTCGGATAACTCCCCCAAAACCCTAAAAACTCATGGCAATTAAATCTCCCAGACATCTCATTGTTAAAGTTCTTTCCCCCGCAGTTCGACTGTGGTTGCGTTCGCAGGTGGAGGCTGTTGATGAGTTGCATTTTGAAATTTCAGGGGGGAATCGACAAATCTTAACAGGTTACATTCCTAGTGTCTCGTTAAATGCTCGTTGTGCCGTGTATCAAGGGTTACACTTGTCTCAAGCTGAAATTGAGGGGGAAAATATTCGCATCAATCTTTCTGAGGCGATTAAGGGGAAACCGTTGCATTTGCTAGAGCCTATCCCTATTTTCGGTGAGGTGTCGATCGCGCAAAATGACCTGCAAGCTTCGCTGTCTTCTCCTTTGTTAAAGGCGGGGTTGAAGGATGTCCTTTCGATGTTAATGAAGGCGGGGGAGATATCGGATTCTAAGGAAATTCTTAAGGATTGGCAAATCGATTGGCACTCAATTTTGGTTGAGCGCGATCGAGTCACTGTCAAGGGCATTGTAACCAATCTTGAAAAAGAGACAATCTCCCTCGCTCTAAAGTCTCAGGTTGAATTGGCGAGTCCTCACGATTTACGCCTTTCTCAAATTGAAATCGATGCTTCTCCCCAACTCCCCAAAATTAATCTTGCAGAATTTAATATCGATTTGGGTGAAGGGGTCGCTCTTCAAGAATTGTCCTTAGATTCCGAGGGGATTGAGGTGCGCGGTGGCGTAACGGTACTGCCGTAAAGGACTAGTGGTTCGTCAACATCGATCTTGTGAGTTGAGGCTGACACGGCACTTCGATACGCTCAGTGACCGGGAGACGCGGGGAAACGGAGACGGGGGGAGTGGGAGACGGGGAGGCACGGAGATATGGGGAAACGATCTACCCACAAATTGAAAACTGACAGACCACTAGGGAATAGGGGCAACCCAATTAGAGTGTTAGTATAAGCGACAGATTTCACAAAAAGTAATGACTTCAACCCCCGATCGCGAAACGGCTGGATTAACGCCAGAACAGTATCAGCGCAAAATGCAGCGCCGCAAAGACGTTCAAGCAGAGCGTTTGGCCGCGCGATCGCGCGAGAAGGGTTTAATTATCGTCCATACTGGCAATGGCAAAGGGAAAACCACAGCCGCGTTAGGGATGGTGATGCGATCCCTCGGACACGGTTACCGCGTTGCGATCATCCAATTTATCAAAGGCGCTTGGGAACCCGCAGAAAAAGAAGCGCTGAGTCGTTGGGAAGATCAATTGGTCTTTCGCGCGTTGGGGGAAGGATTTACTTGGGAAACCCAAGATCGAGAGCGAGACATTCAAAAAGCGACCCAAGCCTGGGAAACAGGATTAGAGTATATCTGCAACCCAGATTTTCACCTAGTTTTGCTCGATGAAATCAATATTGCCCTAAAACTCGGCTATCTCGACGTTGAAACCGTCCTAGGGGGACTCGAACAAAAACCTGAAGATTCTCACGTTATCCTAACGGGAAGAGGCGCTCCCCCCGCACTCATCGACGCAGCAGATTTAGTCACGGAAATGACGCTGGTCAAGCATCCTTTCCGGGAACAGGGAGTTAAAGCGCAACCGGGGATTGAATTTTGATCGAATTTAATTATCCCTGACAAGCATTAAGCAAGCGCAGGTCATTATCGCTGAGGGTTTCGAGGCGATGGAACCCTTCGAGTTGTAGGGGAACGGGAACTTGCGAATTAGACGATGCGGTTTGAGATTCAGATTCTAGCGCGATCGCGTAAGGATGAGCGACATCTTCGTAGGGATCGACCACCGACAAACTCAGTTGCGTTTCATCGATTTGTCCGGTAAAGCAAGCAAACTCCGAGAGTGGGTAGTAGGCTGCACCTGTCACTTGACCGTCGCGGACTTGAAAGACCAAATATTCGCGATCGATTTGCTCCGCTTGCGGCGACTGACCGTACAAGTAAGTGCCATCCGCAAAAGACGCTTCCGACGCTCTCAAAGGCGTTGCACCGAACAGTGATATCCCAACGCTAGCAAATATACCAATTTGAAAAACTTGCTTTGCAATTCGTTTCGTGTTAAAAATTCCTTCAAACATTTTTTTAAACTCCCCTCTACCATTGACATCATTCAACACGCTGCCGAACTCCTACCCAGACTAATCTGGTTCACCCCTTGAGTGCGTCCCTCAAGCGAATGAACCTGACTCTTTCCTAGGTATAGTTTCTTAGAGTCCTGTTGCAGCAAGTTATATTGCTCTCTATATCTAACTTAGCCGGATTGCGACTGAGTTTCCCTAGGGTGCGTGACAGTTTCCTGTGTGGACGCAAGGAGTAGCTACAAAGGTAAAGATGAGGATTTCGGAAAGGTTTTGATTATTCAGGAGAATTTGCAGTTGCGCCCTCTAACTGCGCCGAACTCAACGACCGGACTAGCGTCAGTTTGAAGGCTTCCCGATTCAAAGTTTTAGCGTAGGATTGACTCAAATAAGGACGATACTCTTGAGCTTGGGTTAAATGGGTCTTGAAAAATGCCGTCGAGAGCGCCTGAAGCATTGGATGCGCTAGTTTGGGGTCGGGACCCATCAAATCCTTGGGAACCGGTAGCGCCCCCGTATCGGGCAAAAAGGAAAAGTGCGTTCCCCCTTCCACCAACGCTAAATATTTCTCCGGCGCGTTCAGCCAAGTGAAAGGATAAATCTGCTCCTCCACCGTCGGCGTAATATAGTCTTCCGTTCCCGCTACAACCATTGTGGGAACCTGTATTCGACTCATTCCCTCTCGACCGAAAATCGTGTTGGCGAAGGGATTGACCGCAAGCACGGCTTTAATCCGTTCGTCCCCCAGGGGATAGGCTTGAGCCGTCAGATCGTTCGCTTCGCACTGCAACAATTGGGAGATATTAAACGAGAGCCTATTTTCGAGATCCTGGCATTCTAGGGCAAGCTTATTGAAGTTCAGTTGCGCGCCACCGGAAGCCAAGGCGGTATATGCCCCTAACGATTGTCCCACCACGCCCACGCGATTGAGATCGAGCTGACCGCGCCAAGCTGGGTCGAAACGGGATTTTTCTTCCAGCACGTCCAGTAAATAGCGAATATCGAGGGGACGATTGATAAAAGTCGTGGGGTCGGGAGGCGTATCGAACCCCGCCATAAAGTTCTGAATTTTGGCAGTATCGGTATCGGGATGGTCGAGGGCTGCAACCACAAAACCGTAGGATGCGAGGTGTTGCGCGAGGTAGCTAAAAGTCTCTCTGTTGGATGCAACCCCGTGGGAGATGATAATCACGGGAAATCCGCCTCCGCGATGGCGAGCGAGAGGACGGTAAACATCAACGGGAATTGGATTTTCTCGATTGGGATGGGTGAAGGTGAAGTGAACTTTTTGCCAGCGCAATCGTCCTGGAGCGCGCAAATCCCACTTTAAATCAACGGGGTTTTGGGAAATTTCGGTTTTAGCTTGTTCCTGAAGCACTTTGACAATGGATTCTTTCATTTTGAGCAAATCCATAATCTCGTCTGTGGCGAGAAAGACACGCTGTAAGTCGAGGTGAATGGTGTCGAGGGGAAACTGTCGCAAGACGTTGACAATGGTTAACCCTTCCTCGGAGAGAACGGCTTGGTTGAACGCCGCACGAAGCGCGAGAAAGTCGCTTTTGTTGGGTTCGGTTTTGAGAATGTGGCTCAGGCGGACTAAGAGGGTTTTGCCGATGGGCGATCGCGTAAACTGATAAACCGTAAAGGGTTGAACCTCGAAACGCTCTCCTAGCAAGGTTCTTAGTTGTTCGAGTTGTTCGGGGGTTGCTTGTGCTGCGTAAGTGGCAAAACTATCGGTAACGCGACCTTCATTAACGAAGATTTCGAGGTCGTCAACAGTAATTGAGAATTGTCCGAAGGGAGGATAAAAGAAACTCAACCGTTCTGCACTTTTGGCGGGGAGCGTTCCTAAAGCGCAAACCAGTCCTAAACTGAGGGCGAATTGGGAAAATCCTTTAAACCAGCTTGACGTTGCTGGATGATGAAATAATTTTGTGCTGTGTCGTCCTCGGTCGTTCATTGAATTCGCCATTCCTTCCCAATTTGGAAAATTCTTCGTTGTTATATTTTTCTCAGGCTCGCGATCGCGCTCCGGATGAATTGAGACAGATTATCCTTAAAATAGAGAAAGTAGGTCTTACAAGGAAGGTTATCCATGAGTAACGCAGAAAACAACGGGAAGACTGCCGAAGACACCACTACGATTTCCGCCCAACAAGCCGAAGCAGAACATGAAACTGAAAAGCGCCCTTGGGGAAAAGTCACAATGTTAGAAGAAGGGGAGCGCTACAGAATTAACCGCATTGAGGTTAATCCCGGAGAACATATCAGCACTCAAATGCACTACCACCGCAGCGAACACTGGATTGTTGTCGCTGGAACCGCAAAAGTTATTTTCGATGGCGAAGACCATCTACTCATGCAAAAACAATCCACCTACGTGCCGATGAATACCACCCATCGCGTCGAAAATCCCGGCGTAATTCCCCTGGTCATGATTGAGGTGCAAAATGGGGAATATTTAGGCGATGACGATATTATTCGCCTTCCCGAAGACACAATAAAAGCCTAGAGTTCCCCAAAGAAAAAGTCGTTCAATAGTGATAGTGTCAGACAGACGGGGAGCTGGGGGAGATGAGATGAAACAGCACTTCGACACGCTCAGTGACCGGGAGAAACGGTGACGCGGAGACACGGAGACACAGTGATGACTGAATGATTGATAACTGAAAAAACCTGTTCCCTGTTCCCTATTCCCTATTCCCTTGTCCTAGCAAGGGTTTCAGGGTATTCACATCAGGCGTAATTCGCAATTACCAATTCTTCTGATGACTGATAACTGAAGTGACCCAATCCTTGCCTCCTTTAAACACCCTTTGGCACGCCCAATCGAGCCAGAAGACCCTAGAAGACCTGAAAACCGATCGCGCGGTAGGTTTATCCTCCCAGGAGGTTGACGCGCGATCGCGCCATTACGGGCGCAACGAAATCGAAGAAGGCGCGGGGCGGAGTTCCTGGCAAATTCTTTTGGATCAGTTCAACAATATTATGTTGATCCTGCTCATT encodes the following:
- a CDS encoding pseudouridine synthase; this encodes MKERVQKIISQWGIASRRQAEKMILAGRVRLNGQRVDLGQKADPKRDRLEVDGKLIKQRNRPEFVYLLLNKPLGVISTCHDPKGRKTAIDLLPARLRRGHGIHPVGRLDADSTGALLLSNDGAWTQRLTHPRHHLPKTYHVWVKGHPSESVLQLWREGIFLLGRKTLPADVEILTSRRDRALLKVVLYEGRNRQIRLVSQQLGHETLELHRTAIGPVQLQLPKEPMLPRGSVRALKKFEINGISRSTKIEHLETRQKTVKENLV
- a CDS encoding LmeA family phospholipid-binding protein, translated to MAIKSPRHLIVKVLSPAVRLWLRSQVEAVDELHFEISGGNRQILTGYIPSVSLNARCAVYQGLHLSQAEIEGENIRINLSEAIKGKPLHLLEPIPIFGEVSIAQNDLQASLSSPLLKAGLKDVLSMLMKAGEISDSKEILKDWQIDWHSILVERDRVTVKGIVTNLEKETISLALKSQVELASPHDLRLSQIEIDASPQLPKINLAEFNIDLGEGVALQELSLDSEGIEVRGGVTVLP
- the cobO gene encoding cob(I)yrinic acid a,c-diamide adenosyltransferase; the protein is MTSTPDRETAGLTPEQYQRKMQRRKDVQAERLAARSREKGLIIVHTGNGKGKTTAALGMVMRSLGHGYRVAIIQFIKGAWEPAEKEALSRWEDQLVFRALGEGFTWETQDRERDIQKATQAWETGLEYICNPDFHLVLLDEINIALKLGYLDVETVLGGLEQKPEDSHVILTGRGAPPALIDAADLVTEMTLVKHPFREQGVKAQPGIEF
- a CDS encoding alpha/beta hydrolase, whose amino-acid sequence is MANSMNDRGRHSTKLFHHPATSSWFKGFSQFALSLGLVCALGTLPAKSAERLSFFYPPFGQFSITVDDLEIFVNEGRVTDSFATYAAQATPEQLEQLRTLLGERFEVQPFTVYQFTRSPIGKTLLVRLSHILKTEPNKSDFLALRAAFNQAVLSEEGLTIVNVLRQFPLDTIHLDLQRVFLATDEIMDLLKMKESIVKVLQEQAKTEISQNPVDLKWDLRAPGRLRWQKVHFTFTHPNRENPIPVDVYRPLARHRGGGFPVIIISHGVASNRETFSYLAQHLASYGFVVAALDHPDTDTAKIQNFMAGFDTPPDPTTFINRPLDIRYLLDVLEEKSRFDPAWRGQLDLNRVGVVGQSLGAYTALASGGAQLNFNKLALECQDLENRLSFNISQLLQCEANDLTAQAYPLGDERIKAVLAVNPFANTIFGREGMSRIQVPTMVVAGTEDYITPTVEEQIYPFTWLNAPEKYLALVEGGTHFSFLPDTGALPVPKDLMGPDPKLAHPMLQALSTAFFKTHLTQAQEYRPYLSQSYAKTLNREAFKLTLVRSLSSAQLEGATANSPE
- a CDS encoding phosphomannose isomerase type II C-terminal cupin domain: MSNAENNGKTAEDTTTISAQQAEAEHETEKRPWGKVTMLEEGERYRINRIEVNPGEHISTQMHYHRSEHWIVVAGTAKVIFDGEDHLLMQKQSTYVPMNTTHRVENPGVIPLVMIEVQNGEYLGDDDIIRLPEDTIKA